The Elusimicrobiota bacterium genome has a segment encoding these proteins:
- a CDS encoding nucleotidyl transferase AbiEii/AbiGii toxin family protein: MDFERVLKTLLEEFDEKRVRYALMGGVALGVWGAPRTTLDIDFLVHHDDLDALHEAMHALGYDRVVLTENVSQYHHEAPGLGYVDFVHAFRRISLEMLGRAVERPVFGGTRQVRVLPPEDVIGLKVQAIVNDPENRKAKDSADIEALMEARGAELDWERVEEFYQLFALEQEARRLRERFDHA; the protein is encoded by the coding sequence ATGGATTTCGAGCGCGTCCTAAAGACCCTCCTGGAGGAGTTCGACGAGAAGCGCGTCCGCTACGCCCTCATGGGCGGAGTCGCCCTCGGCGTCTGGGGCGCGCCGCGCACCACCCTCGACATCGACTTCCTCGTCCACCACGACGACCTCGACGCCCTGCACGAGGCCATGCACGCCTTGGGCTACGATCGGGTGGTCTTGACGGAGAACGTCTCCCAATACCATCACGAGGCGCCCGGCTTGGGGTACGTGGATTTCGTGCACGCCTTCCGGCGCATCTCTTTGGAGATGCTGGGCCGGGCCGTCGAGCGGCCCGTCTTCGGCGGGACGCGCCAGGTGCGCGTGCTGCCGCCCGAGGACGTCATCGGCCTCAAGGTCCAGGCCATCGTCAACGACCCCGAGAACCGCAAGGCCAAGGACTCCGCCGACATCGAGGCGCTCATGGAAGCCCGAGGCGCCGAGCTCGATTGGGAGCGCGTAGAGGAATTCTACCAGCTGTTCGCGCTGGAGCAGGAGGCGCGGCGCCTGCGGGAGCGTTTCGACCATGCTTAG
- a CDS encoding peptidylprolyl isomerase, which produces MRLLIPAGLWLILVGGAQAAPKTAHQRHKNAPAPAGPAVSEAAIRREADLRAADSEVLRRAARSGPGRLRREAFRAMGRIQSPSYADDLAAALSSGDPETRSEAAFDLGQLALLEPVDADEADAQRLGELRGREAAALLPSLKTGSRELRCAAAEALGKAGGPGVEKLLVEALRDDAACLRGEAALGLFRLRYLKRIPEYSSAAAAGLAAAVRAPDPELRWKAAFAFSRWPEPRAAQALSAAAHDDDARARLFAIRALGLLKAAAPADVLRAAQKDPDAMVRREAVAALGAGGQAGLLDEAVFHDPSAHVRAAAAEALADPARLDALLADASPMVRAAAVLAVPRLRKDAAAVLAKEKASPHWWVKSRAYLAMAEVPGSRADLLEGLKDPDPRVAAAALEAVAKSTEAFVVPILDRILRDPESALELRGTAADAAGERKSALLLDALEAAWKNSQGREWPEIRDSIKRAAQEAMAQPGYAGRPYFFSEPPARATASPYLGEKPAPASVVLETEKGDIELALAVEEAPVHAAAFLHSVSSGLYNGLTWHRVVSGFVIQGGDPRGSGWGDAGFFLRDEISPLRFERGTVGMPKAGKDTGGCQLFVTHVPTPHLDGRYTVFGRVVRGMDVVDRIEPGDKIVKARLSAQPSP; this is translated from the coding sequence ATGCGCCTTCTAATACCAGCCGGGCTCTGGCTCATCCTCGTCGGCGGCGCCCAGGCGGCGCCGAAGACCGCCCATCAGCGGCACAAGAACGCGCCGGCGCCGGCAGGGCCGGCCGTGAGCGAGGCCGCCATCAGGCGCGAGGCCGACCTGCGCGCGGCCGATTCGGAGGTCCTGCGCCGGGCCGCGCGCTCCGGCCCGGGCCGGCTGCGCCGCGAGGCGTTCCGGGCCATGGGGCGCATCCAGTCGCCGTCCTATGCCGACGACCTCGCGGCGGCGCTGTCCTCCGGCGACCCGGAGACGCGCTCCGAGGCGGCCTTCGACCTCGGGCAGCTGGCTTTGCTGGAGCCGGTCGACGCGGATGAGGCTGACGCGCAGAGGCTGGGAGAGCTGCGCGGCCGCGAGGCCGCGGCCCTCCTGCCGTCGCTGAAGACGGGGTCCCGGGAGCTGCGCTGCGCCGCGGCCGAGGCTTTGGGCAAGGCCGGAGGCCCGGGCGTGGAGAAGCTTTTGGTCGAGGCCTTGCGCGACGACGCGGCGTGCCTGCGCGGGGAGGCGGCGTTGGGCCTGTTCCGCCTGCGCTACCTCAAGCGCATCCCGGAGTACTCTTCCGCCGCCGCGGCCGGGCTGGCCGCCGCGGTGCGGGCTCCGGACCCGGAGCTGCGCTGGAAGGCGGCTTTTGCGTTCTCGCGCTGGCCCGAGCCGCGCGCCGCCCAGGCTTTGAGCGCCGCGGCGCATGACGACGACGCGCGCGCGAGGCTCTTCGCGATCCGGGCTTTAGGCCTGCTCAAGGCCGCCGCGCCGGCGGATGTCCTGCGCGCGGCGCAGAAGGACCCGGACGCGATGGTCCGGCGGGAGGCCGTGGCCGCGCTGGGAGCCGGCGGCCAAGCGGGCCTGCTGGATGAGGCGGTCTTCCACGACCCCTCCGCGCACGTGCGCGCCGCGGCGGCGGAGGCCCTCGCCGACCCGGCCCGGCTCGACGCTCTGCTGGCGGACGCTTCGCCCATGGTGCGCGCGGCAGCGGTCCTGGCGGTGCCCAGACTGCGCAAGGATGCGGCCGCGGTCCTGGCCAAGGAGAAGGCCTCCCCGCATTGGTGGGTCAAGTCGCGGGCCTATCTGGCCATGGCCGAGGTCCCGGGCTCGCGGGCGGATCTCTTGGAGGGTCTCAAGGACCCGGACCCGCGCGTGGCCGCCGCGGCCCTGGAGGCCGTGGCCAAGTCCACCGAGGCCTTCGTGGTCCCGATCCTGGACCGCATCTTGCGCGATCCGGAGTCGGCCCTGGAGCTGCGCGGAACGGCCGCCGACGCCGCGGGAGAGCGCAAGAGCGCCCTGTTGCTCGACGCTCTGGAGGCGGCCTGGAAGAACTCCCAGGGCCGCGAGTGGCCCGAGATCCGCGACAGCATCAAGCGCGCCGCGCAGGAGGCCATGGCCCAGCCCGGCTACGCGGGGCGGCCGTATTTCTTCTCCGAACCGCCCGCGCGCGCCACGGCCTCGCCGTACCTGGGGGAGAAGCCGGCGCCGGCCTCGGTGGTGCTGGAGACGGAGAAGGGGGACATCGAGCTCGCCTTGGCCGTGGAGGAGGCGCCGGTCCATGCGGCGGCCTTCCTGCACAGCGTGAGCTCCGGCCTGTACAACGGCCTGACCTGGCACCGGGTGGTCTCCGGTTTCGTCATCCAGGGCGGCGACCCGCGGGGCAGCGGCTGGGGCGACGCGGGCTTCTTCCTGCGCGACGAGATCAGCCCGCTGCGCTTCGAGAGGGGGACGGTGGGCATGCCCAAGGCGGGCAAGGACACCGGCGGCTGCCAGCTCTTCGTCACGCACGTGCCCACGCCGCACCTGGACGGCCGCTACACGGTGTTCGGGCGGGTCGTGCGCGGCATGGACGTGGTGGACCGCATCGAGCCGGGAGACAAGATCGTCAAGGCGCGCCTCTCGGCCCAGCCGAGCCCTTGA
- a CDS encoding SRPBCC domain-containing protein yields the protein MHSRDIDIQILIARPIDKVFEAWIKPELLEQWLARRARVEPSAGGAYELFWDPEKPDINSTKGCTISSIVPNAELSFNWKGPEPYSDVMGDATRVFVRMERQGAGTLLRFVHTGWGKGARWEEARLWQANAWRQAIDNLKNFLETSEKLLGGLSMN from the coding sequence ATGCATTCCCGGGACATCGATATCCAGATCCTCATCGCCCGGCCCATCGACAAGGTCTTCGAGGCCTGGATCAAGCCCGAGCTCCTCGAGCAGTGGCTGGCGCGCAGGGCCCGCGTCGAGCCGTCGGCCGGCGGCGCCTACGAGCTCTTCTGGGACCCGGAGAAGCCGGACATCAACAGCACGAAGGGCTGCACCATCTCCAGCATCGTGCCCAACGCGGAGCTCAGCTTCAACTGGAAGGGGCCCGAGCCCTACTCCGACGTCATGGGCGACGCCACCCGGGTCTTCGTGCGCATGGAGCGCCAGGGCGCCGGCACCTTGCTGCGCTTCGTGCACACCGGCTGGGGCAAGGGCGCGCGCTGGGAGGAGGCGCGCCTCTGGCAGGCCAACGCCTGGCGCCAAGCCATCGATAACCTCAAGAACTTCCTGGAGACCTCCGAGAAGCTCCTCGGCGGCCTGTCCATGAACTGA
- a CDS encoding ATP-dependent Clp protease proteolytic subunit — MKTTLLLPLCALWLAAAPAAAQAPVVPGQGSGAAALGAASVGQAPTASPEQLELTKITAENMISDQKTKKKLQQLNDEKEGLRVQYDLFVQKQKLKNSELEVELDRLTNTNKLSAQKHQQDLDATQAAVDKLATENALAKEQHRRDLDALQTALDKAATENALAKEKLKTDVAALDAEYEKLAAQDRLNDERLKAETSKSSAELQKLALENSLAGERNKQGLLALAQRLDKSKLENDLKAEEERAATLSDEKEKRGIDLALKRMELEERRIKFEALSMDSRMAKLKSDLELRDKRWEWKKEANTEPVYTTEPFRDGRLIVSDRRVPLNGPIFTGVATYVTDRIHYFNNISSAPIFIVIDRCPGGSVMEGYRIIKAMQASQAPIYVVVKSFAASMAAVITTMADRSYVYPNAIILHHQMSTMNWGNMTQLKEQLELAREWEKRLHAPVAKKMGVSLEEFRKKMYEKNSDGDWEEFGDKAVGYHWAGGVVHEIDETGFLKNPDFDVKPAKPAFWLDEKTDEKGSRYVSLPRLDPFDFYFIYNPDRYYR, encoded by the coding sequence ATGAAAACGACCCTTCTGCTCCCGCTTTGCGCTTTATGGCTCGCAGCCGCTCCGGCGGCCGCGCAGGCGCCCGTCGTGCCGGGGCAAGGCTCGGGCGCGGCGGCGCTGGGCGCCGCTTCCGTCGGGCAGGCGCCCACGGCCTCCCCCGAGCAGCTCGAGCTCACCAAGATCACCGCCGAGAACATGATCTCGGACCAGAAGACCAAGAAGAAGCTGCAGCAGCTCAACGATGAGAAAGAGGGTCTGCGCGTGCAGTACGACCTCTTCGTGCAGAAGCAGAAGCTCAAGAACTCCGAGCTCGAGGTGGAGCTGGACCGGCTGACCAACACCAACAAGCTCTCCGCGCAGAAGCACCAGCAGGACCTCGATGCCACGCAGGCCGCGGTCGACAAGCTCGCGACGGAGAACGCCCTGGCCAAGGAGCAGCACCGGCGCGACCTCGACGCGCTGCAGACCGCGCTGGACAAGGCCGCGACGGAGAACGCGCTGGCCAAGGAGAAGCTCAAGACCGACGTGGCCGCGCTCGACGCGGAGTACGAGAAGCTGGCCGCGCAGGACCGCCTCAACGACGAGCGGCTCAAGGCCGAGACTTCCAAGTCCTCGGCCGAGCTGCAAAAGCTCGCCCTGGAGAACAGCCTGGCCGGCGAGCGCAACAAGCAGGGCCTGCTCGCGCTGGCCCAGCGTCTGGACAAGTCCAAGCTCGAGAACGACCTCAAGGCCGAGGAGGAGCGCGCGGCGACCCTCTCGGACGAGAAGGAGAAGCGGGGCATCGACCTGGCGCTCAAGCGCATGGAGCTGGAGGAGCGCAGGATCAAGTTCGAGGCCCTGAGCATGGACAGCCGCATGGCCAAGCTCAAGAGCGACCTGGAGCTGCGCGACAAGAGGTGGGAGTGGAAGAAGGAGGCCAACACGGAGCCGGTCTACACGACCGAGCCCTTCCGAGACGGGCGCCTGATCGTCAGCGACCGGCGCGTCCCGCTCAACGGCCCCATCTTCACGGGCGTGGCGACCTACGTGACCGACCGCATCCACTACTTCAACAACATCTCCAGCGCGCCCATCTTCATCGTCATCGACCGCTGCCCGGGCGGCTCGGTCATGGAGGGCTACCGCATCATCAAGGCCATGCAGGCGAGCCAGGCCCCGATCTACGTGGTGGTCAAGTCCTTCGCGGCGAGCATGGCCGCGGTCATCACCACCATGGCCGACAGATCCTACGTCTATCCCAACGCCATCATCCTGCACCACCAGATGTCCACCATGAACTGGGGCAACATGACCCAGCTCAAGGAGCAGCTGGAGCTGGCCCGGGAGTGGGAGAAGCGCCTGCACGCGCCCGTGGCCAAGAAGATGGGCGTCTCCCTGGAGGAGTTCCGCAAGAAGATGTACGAGAAGAACTCCGACGGCGACTGGGAAGAGTTCGGCGACAAGGCCGTGGGCTACCACTGGGCCGGCGGCGTGGTGCACGAGATCGACGAGACCGGCTTCCTCAAGAACCCGGACTTCGACGTCAAGCCGGCCAAGCCCGCCTTCTGGCTCGACGAGAAGACGGATGAGAAGGGGTCGCGCTACGTGTCGCTGCCGCGGCTGGACCCCTTCGACTTCTACTTCATCTACAACCCGGACCGGTACTACCGGTAG
- the secA gene encoding preprotein translocase subunit SecA codes for MNFWTWVIYSIIGTPSERLLKRMKPVLDRINALEADIKALPDAAFPERTAELRRRLAEALADVEPGTTEEERAAFKKAEQAALDGLLPEAFALCREASRRTIGLRHYDVQMLGGMVLHEGAIAEMKTGEGKTLVATAPVYLNALSGRGVHLVTVNDYLAKRDSEWMGPIYKFLGLTVGRVQHDMSSEERQEAYRCDVVYVTNNEVGFDYLRDNMVVRREERVMRQVNYAIIDEVDSILVDEARTPLIISGAAERSTDRYAIINRIIPLFKTRLITEEEEIKAKYDGTNLEAGYDAIVDEKNHSAVLTEDGVKKAEKLLNIPNLYDDLEGEWVHHITQALRAHYLYKRDVEYVVKPGEDGGPEVIIVDEFTGRLMPGRRWSDGLHQAVEAKEMLPPKEENQTLATITFQNFFKLYRKMGGMTGTAMTEADEFFEIYQVKVCEIPTHNPMIRRDDADYIYRTEREKYKAIVEEITELWKKGRPVLVGTRSIEKSEKVSNMLRPLGVPHQVLNAKYHEMEAQIIAQAGKKGAVTIATNMAGRGTDILLGGNPQDAAEYEVVKSLGGLHVLGTERHEARRIDNQLRGRCGRQGDPGSSRFYLALDDELMRLFGSDRLSSVMEKLGMKEGEVIESRLVSHQIEGAQRRVETHNFDIRKQLKDYDDVMNKQREVIYKLRNQVLDHESIQGQVKMMISEDLEAKMAEIAPGDSYPERWDLLNLKTYLERSFGMIWEIPAKVNSLRKAELSEELKAAALERYAKRDQDFEGFNFREVEKMILLQMIDKAWKGHLYDLDHLKKSIGLRAYGQKDPKIEYQKESFALFEVMLGRIREQAVEYVFKVQAPRLPAPAPAAREVREGEPQPVASGRAAAPQPKASILQKPGGDGPRDITRIGRNDPCYCGSGKKYKKCHGA; via the coding sequence ATGAACTTCTGGACCTGGGTCATCTACAGCATCATCGGGACTCCCTCCGAGCGCCTGCTCAAGCGCATGAAGCCGGTCCTGGACCGCATCAACGCTCTCGAGGCGGACATCAAGGCCCTGCCCGACGCGGCCTTCCCGGAGCGCACCGCGGAACTCCGCAGGCGCCTGGCCGAGGCGCTGGCCGACGTCGAGCCGGGGACCACCGAGGAGGAGCGCGCCGCCTTCAAGAAGGCCGAGCAGGCGGCCTTGGACGGGCTCCTGCCCGAGGCTTTCGCGCTCTGCCGCGAGGCTTCCCGCCGCACCATCGGACTGCGGCACTACGACGTGCAGATGCTCGGCGGCATGGTCCTGCACGAGGGCGCCATCGCGGAGATGAAGACCGGCGAGGGCAAGACCTTGGTGGCCACGGCCCCGGTCTACCTCAACGCGCTGAGCGGCCGCGGCGTGCACCTGGTCACGGTCAACGACTACCTGGCCAAGCGCGACTCCGAGTGGATGGGCCCGATCTACAAGTTCCTGGGCCTCACCGTGGGCCGGGTCCAGCACGACATGAGCAGCGAGGAGCGCCAGGAGGCCTACCGCTGCGACGTCGTCTACGTCACCAACAACGAGGTCGGCTTCGACTACCTGCGCGACAACATGGTGGTGCGGCGCGAGGAACGCGTCATGCGGCAGGTCAACTACGCCATCATCGACGAGGTCGACTCCATCCTGGTCGACGAGGCCCGCACCCCGCTCATCATCTCCGGCGCGGCCGAGCGCTCCACCGACCGCTACGCCATCATCAACCGCATCATCCCCCTCTTCAAGACCCGCCTCATCACCGAGGAGGAGGAGATCAAGGCCAAGTACGACGGCACCAACCTCGAGGCGGGCTACGACGCCATCGTCGACGAGAAGAACCACTCCGCGGTGCTGACCGAGGACGGGGTCAAGAAGGCCGAGAAGCTCCTCAACATCCCCAACCTCTACGACGACCTGGAGGGCGAGTGGGTGCACCACATCACCCAGGCCCTGCGCGCCCACTACCTCTACAAGCGCGACGTCGAGTACGTGGTCAAGCCGGGCGAGGACGGCGGCCCCGAGGTCATCATCGTCGACGAGTTCACCGGCCGCCTCATGCCGGGGCGGCGCTGGTCCGACGGCCTGCACCAGGCGGTCGAGGCCAAGGAGATGCTGCCGCCCAAGGAAGAGAACCAGACGCTGGCCACCATCACCTTCCAGAACTTCTTCAAGCTCTACCGCAAGATGGGGGGCATGACCGGCACGGCCATGACCGAGGCCGACGAGTTCTTCGAGATCTACCAGGTCAAGGTCTGCGAGATCCCGACCCACAACCCCATGATCCGCAGGGACGACGCGGACTACATCTACCGCACCGAGCGCGAGAAGTACAAGGCCATCGTCGAGGAGATCACCGAGCTCTGGAAGAAAGGCCGGCCCGTGCTGGTGGGCACGCGCTCCATCGAGAAATCCGAGAAGGTCTCGAACATGCTGCGGCCCCTGGGCGTGCCGCACCAGGTCCTCAACGCCAAGTACCACGAGATGGAGGCGCAGATCATCGCCCAGGCCGGCAAGAAGGGCGCGGTGACCATCGCCACCAACATGGCCGGCCGCGGCACGGACATCCTGCTGGGCGGCAACCCGCAGGACGCGGCGGAGTACGAGGTGGTCAAGTCGCTGGGCGGCCTGCACGTCCTGGGCACGGAGCGCCACGAGGCGCGGCGCATCGACAACCAGCTGCGCGGCCGCTGCGGCCGGCAGGGCGACCCCGGCTCCTCGCGCTTCTACCTGGCCCTCGACGACGAGCTCATGCGCCTGTTCGGCTCGGACCGGCTCTCCAGCGTCATGGAGAAGCTGGGCATGAAGGAGGGCGAGGTCATCGAGTCGCGCCTGGTCTCTCACCAGATCGAGGGCGCCCAGCGCCGCGTGGAGACCCACAACTTCGACATCCGCAAGCAGCTCAAGGACTACGACGACGTGATGAACAAGCAGCGCGAGGTCATCTACAAGCTGCGCAACCAGGTGCTCGACCACGAGTCCATCCAGGGCCAGGTCAAGATGATGATCTCCGAGGACCTGGAGGCCAAGATGGCCGAGATCGCGCCCGGCGACTCCTACCCCGAGCGCTGGGACCTCCTCAACCTCAAGACCTACCTGGAGCGCTCGTTCGGGATGATCTGGGAGATCCCGGCCAAGGTCAACTCCCTGCGCAAGGCCGAGCTGAGCGAGGAGCTCAAGGCCGCCGCGCTGGAGCGCTACGCCAAGCGCGACCAGGACTTCGAGGGCTTCAATTTCCGCGAAGTGGAGAAGATGATCCTCCTGCAGATGATCGACAAGGCCTGGAAGGGCCACCTCTACGACCTCGACCACTTGAAGAAGTCCATCGGCCTGCGCGCCTACGGGCAGAAGGACCCCAAGATCGAGTATCAGAAGGAGTCCTTCGCCTTGTTCGAGGTCATGCTGGGCCGCATCCGCGAGCAGGCCGTGGAGTACGTGTTCAAGGTCCAGGCCCCGCGCCTGCCGGCGCCTGCGCCGGCGGCGCGCGAGGTGCGGGAAGGGGAGCCCCAGCCCGTGGCCAGCGGGAGAGCCGCCGCGCCGCAGCCCAAAGCATCCATCCTCCAGAAGCCGGGCGGCGACGGCCCGCGCGACATCACCAGGATCGGCCGCAACGACCCCTGCTACTGCGGGTCCGGAAAGAAATACAAGAAGTGCCACGGAGCCTAA
- a CDS encoding tetratricopeptide repeat protein, with the protein MRLIQTLCVVLVGLLSAAQALDQGRSPYWAALQRDPQDAQANLLYGEGLVDDGAYAKAIPYLQKASALDSHGAWIRAWALNYLGRCYFAAGDYAGSRKALLESARMGATENVTKKSNWYLHLFGMDDLFKTWDVQASEHFIFHFQTPSVLADHADFIKEREDAFAAIAAFFDDTRLPLKIHYFVWNSKADARKSVGFELGFAVPEHGVIQTSFDNETPGHETTHIIAHYFAGAPKRTMLINEGIAVHLNQKHWDNLELARKRWRSDPKGRASIKDLWSGKPLDSYHYPLAGAFAAHLLQWGGKEKFLNLIRHQSYEDALKIYGPGLDTAIHDFEAKLRR; encoded by the coding sequence GTGCGCCTGATCCAGACGCTGTGCGTCGTCCTCGTCGGGCTGCTCTCCGCCGCGCAGGCGCTCGACCAGGGCCGGAGCCCGTATTGGGCCGCCTTGCAGCGCGATCCGCAGGATGCCCAAGCCAATCTCCTCTATGGAGAGGGCTTGGTCGACGACGGCGCCTATGCCAAGGCCATCCCGTATCTTCAAAAGGCCAGCGCTCTCGACTCGCATGGAGCATGGATCCGGGCGTGGGCCCTGAACTATCTGGGCAGATGCTACTTCGCTGCCGGGGACTATGCCGGGTCCAGGAAAGCCCTTCTTGAGAGCGCCCGCATGGGGGCTACCGAGAATGTCACGAAGAAGTCCAATTGGTATCTGCACCTGTTCGGGATGGATGACCTGTTCAAGACCTGGGATGTCCAAGCCAGCGAGCATTTCATCTTCCACTTCCAGACTCCTTCGGTACTCGCCGACCATGCCGACTTCATCAAAGAGCGCGAAGACGCCTTCGCCGCCATCGCGGCTTTCTTCGACGACACCCGGCTCCCTCTCAAGATCCACTATTTCGTCTGGAACTCCAAGGCCGATGCGCGCAAGAGCGTGGGGTTCGAGCTGGGGTTCGCCGTTCCCGAGCACGGCGTCATCCAGACCAGCTTCGACAACGAGACGCCCGGGCACGAGACCACGCATATCATCGCGCACTATTTCGCGGGCGCCCCCAAACGGACGATGTTGATCAACGAGGGCATCGCCGTCCATCTGAACCAGAAGCACTGGGACAATCTGGAGCTGGCCAGGAAGCGCTGGCGGTCGGACCCGAAGGGGCGGGCCTCCATCAAGGATCTTTGGAGCGGCAAGCCGTTGGACTCCTATCACTACCCGCTGGCGGGAGCATTCGCGGCCCACCTGCTCCAATGGGGCGGGAAAGAGAAGTTCCTGAACCTGATCCGGCATCAATCGTACGAAGATGCTCTCAAGATCTATGGCCCCGGACTGGACACGGCGATCCATGATTTCGAGGCGAAGCTTCGCCGCTGA